In Pantoea cypripedii, the following proteins share a genomic window:
- the folE gene encoding GTP cyclohydrolase I FolE, which yields MSTLSQEAALVHEALLARGLETPLRAPVREMDDETRKRQIAGHMTEIMQLLNLDLEDDSLMETPHRIAKMYVDEIFSGLDYANFPKITVIENKMKVDEMVTVRDITLTSTCEHHFVIIDGKATVAYIPKDKVIGLSKINRIVQFFAQRPQVQERLTQQVLIALQTLLGTNNVAVSIDAVHYCVKARGVKDATSATTTTSLGGLFKSSQNTRQEFLRAVRHN from the coding sequence ATGAGCACCTTAAGTCAGGAAGCCGCCCTGGTTCATGAAGCGCTGCTGGCGCGTGGCCTGGAAACGCCGTTACGCGCCCCGGTGCGTGAAATGGACGATGAAACCCGCAAGCGTCAGATCGCCGGTCACATGACCGAAATCATGCAGCTGCTGAATCTTGACCTGGAAGATGACAGCCTGATGGAGACCCCTCATCGCATCGCTAAGATGTATGTGGATGAAATTTTTTCAGGTCTCGACTACGCCAATTTCCCCAAAATCACCGTTATCGAAAACAAGATGAAGGTTGATGAAATGGTGACGGTACGTGATATCACGCTGACCAGCACCTGCGAACATCACTTCGTGATCATCGATGGTAAAGCGACGGTGGCTTACATTCCGAAAGACAAAGTGATTGGCCTGTCGAAAATCAACCGTATCGTGCAGTTCTTTGCCCAGCGTCCGCAGGTGCAGGAGCGTTTGACCCAGCAGGTGCTGATCGCGTTACAGACGCTGCTTGGCACCAATAACGTGGCGGTGTCGATTGATGCGGTGCATTACTGTGTCAAAGCGCGCGGTGTGAAAGATGCCACCAGCGCCACCACCACCACCTCGTTAGGTGGCCTGTTTAAATCCAGCCAGAATACCCGTCAGGAGTTTCTGCGCGCGGTACGTCATAACTAA
- a CDS encoding YbfB/YjiJ family MFS transporter: MAFRVALSAFLSLVVAMGIGRFAFTPQVPLMIQDHQLTLTSASLVAALNYLGYLCGSFDAMRARTRVEWRLQLGVWGAVLLTLLSACVSGPWLHGLIRFLIGCASGWAMVLVAAWSNEQLLHHGRPGLSAAVFAGPGTGIFLSGMLAVLLHATGASAALAWGAYGLLALLLIAAIARFLPRQGQLHRPDQAPAPLVLNGNLKRLVLSYSLAGFGYILPATFLSQMAAARFPHSAFAQFVWPVFGGAAVIGILLGIITRHWGSSHVRLALVLWAQALGVIAASVLPGLDGLMIGAVLVGGGFLCVVQLTLQYGRELAPQHTRYLAGLLTTGYAVGQLGGPLLSWVSSLLWHQLEPALWVAGAGLLLAGALVLRRSAP; encoded by the coding sequence ATGGCGTTTCGCGTCGCGCTCAGTGCATTCTTAAGTTTAGTGGTTGCGATGGGGATTGGGCGGTTTGCTTTTACGCCACAGGTCCCATTAATGATTCAGGACCATCAGTTGACGCTGACCAGTGCCAGCCTGGTGGCGGCACTGAATTATCTGGGGTATTTGTGTGGTTCCTTTGATGCCATGCGGGCACGCACGCGCGTCGAATGGCGCTTGCAGCTGGGAGTATGGGGCGCGGTGCTGCTGACGTTGCTCTCTGCCTGTGTCTCCGGCCCATGGTTGCATGGTCTGATTCGTTTTCTTATCGGTTGTGCCAGCGGCTGGGCGATGGTGCTGGTGGCGGCATGGAGTAATGAACAACTGCTGCATCATGGACGCCCGGGATTGTCAGCGGCGGTGTTTGCCGGACCGGGCACCGGGATCTTCCTCAGCGGGATGCTGGCAGTGCTGTTGCATGCCACCGGAGCCAGTGCCGCGCTGGCGTGGGGCGCGTATGGTTTACTGGCGTTGCTGCTGATTGCGGCCATCGCCCGTTTTCTGCCGCGCCAGGGCCAGCTGCATCGGCCCGATCAGGCCCCCGCGCCGCTGGTGTTGAATGGTAACCTCAAGCGATTGGTACTGAGTTACAGCCTGGCCGGGTTTGGTTACATTCTACCCGCAACCTTTCTGTCGCAAATGGCGGCAGCCCGTTTCCCGCATAGCGCCTTCGCCCAGTTTGTCTGGCCGGTGTTTGGCGGTGCGGCGGTCATCGGCATCCTCCTTGGCATCATCACCCGCCACTGGGGCAGCAGTCATGTCCGGTTGGCGCTGGTGTTGTGGGCGCAGGCGCTGGGCGTGATCGCCGCCAGCGTGCTGCCGGGGCTGGATGGTTTGATGATCGGGGCTGTGCTGGTCGGTGGTGGTTTTCTGTGCGTGGTACAGCTGACGTTGCAATATGGCCGTGAGCTGGCTCCGCAGCATACGCGTTATCTGGCCGGGCTGCTGACCACGGGCTATGCCGTCGGACAACTCGGCGGGCCATTGCTGTCGTGGGTCTCTTCTCTGCTGTGGCATCAGCTGGAACCGGCCTTATGGGTTGCCGGAGCCGGTTTACTGCTGGCGGGCGCGCTGGTGTTGCGTCGTAGCGCTCCATGA